The region TTGTTCGAAAACTCTCATGAAATCTACAAGTGCCTGAACCACGTCAAGTCCTATCGCATTATATATGGAAGCTCGGCATCCGCCGACAGAGCGATGACCTTTCAGGCCACCCATTCCGTTTGCCAGTGCTTCGGCCACGAATTTCTTTTCCAGGTCCTCATCGGCCAGACGGAACGTGACGTTCATCATGGATCGGCTGTCAGAGTCGGCAGTCCCTTTATAAAAACCGCTCTTGTCGATTGCCCCGTAGATCAGGTCCGCCTTTTGTTTGTTGATCTTGGCCATAGCCTCAAGCCCGCCGACTGTCTCTTCCAGCCACTTTAGCACCACCTGAACCATGTAAATGGCCACGCAGGGTGGGGTATTGTACAGAGAATTCTTTTCCGCAAATGTCGTGTAGCGCAGCATGGTAGGGATGTCTTTGGGCGACCTCTCCAGCATGTCATCCCTGATAATCACAAGGGTGACACCCGCGGGGCCCAGGTTCTTCTGCGCACCGGCATAAATCAGACCGAACGGGCGCGGATCAAAAGGCTTTGATAGCATGTCCGATGACATGTCCGACACTAGAGGGACTTGTCCCGCGTCGGGGAATTTCTGCCACTGTGTTCCTTTTATGGTGTTGTTTGACGTAAAGTGCAAATAGGCCGCACCCGGAGACACTGAGAAGTCCTTCGGAATGTACCGAAAGTCCCTGTCCTTGCTGGACGCGATAACCTTATGGGGCTTGTTGAGTATCTGTACTTCGGCGATGGCCTTTGTAGCCCACGTGCCTGTATTAATGTAGTCGGCAGACGACCCGTCCGGGATCAGATTCATCGGGATCATGCTGAACTGCAGGCTTGCACCACCCTGCAAGAAAAGCACTTTGAAATTTTCCGGCAGCTTCAGCAATCGCTTGATACGTGCCACAGCATCGTTCAGCACGTCTTCGAATACGGCCGAGCGATGGCTGACTTCAGCAATGGACATTCCCGAGTCCTTGAAATTGAGAAACCCTTCCCTGACCTCTTCCAGAACCTGGAGCGGCAAGGCTGCCGGACCGGGGCCAAAGTTGTGGATACGAGCGGCCATTTGTTTCTACCTCCTGGCGGGGACAATGATGAAGTGGCTGAAATAAACAATATAATCTACCCTATCCCGTGCGCAGATTTCAACACAAATCGCCGAACAGGCAGGATTGAGAAACCGGGGACTTTCTCATTCTGAAGGCTCTTTGGAAGGGATGGTATCAAAACGGCCCGGGTCAGATTCCACATCCGGTTTGGTCCGATCCGGGTCCGTATTTATGACAAGCCAGCGCCACGGGCCTGCCGTGTCCGGCGTGAATTCGAATGAGGTCCTTCCCTGCGGAACCTTCAGCAAAACGTATGTGCCCGACGGCCTTATGAAAACAACATAGTAGCCCTTCCCGGAGCCTTCTTCAGGAGGGCAGGTCCAACTGAACAACCCCGCCTTACCCAACTCTATAGGCCCCACCCTATCGAGCATCGGCTTGCACACCTGGTTGGCCTGGTCTTGCGCTGCGACTCGTCGGGTAGGCGCGACGAACCACGCGGAAGTCAGAAGCAAACAGAAGCTAGTGATGATCACCGAAGCTCTTGTATTCATTGCAGTATTCAAGGGGCGGTTGCCCCCTTGACTGACTCCTCGCTTGGTTCGCATCCGGCCACTGAGTTTAAGGTCAGCTCCGCGATGGATTAGTTTCGCCGTTTCCCAGACTAGCCAAAAGCATCTGTTGTCGAAAGAAGTTAGCCCATCTTTTTAATCTTGGCAAGGCATATCAAGAGCTTCGGGTATCCATTCACTTACGGGTGGAAAAGATTGTCATTGCGAACGTAGAGAAGCAATCTCAGCGTTTGAAGGCAGAGATTGCTTTCCCGCGGAACGCGGGATTTCACTCCTCGCATTGACAAAGAACGGCAATTGCCCCCGCATAAGTGAATGATCACAGTTTCAGCCCGGTGCCTCGGGGTCCAATATATAAAGTAATTTCTAGATAATTGATACAATATATGAATGTCGCTTGACATTTTATGCATTGTATTCTATAAAAAAGCTGCCATTGCCTATATGAGGTGATTACCATGAACGCGGCCCCAAGCACTCAAGAAAAACGCAGCATAAAAGTGAAGGATTTTCTCGCGGATTTCCGGTCAGGGACGGGAGACGAAACCCTTCTCGCCAAATACCATCTCACGCCTGTAGGGTTGGAGAAGTTCTATGCCATGCTGGTGGAACGAGAAATTCTCCGCCAAGACGAGCTGACCGGGCGAAATGCCTTTCCGGCTCCGGGCCGGAAGTCTGCGGGTGATGCTGAGAAATCCAGCTTCATCTGCCCTGCCTGCCTCGCGGCCCATGATACGATGTTCGACATATGCCCTTGCTGCGGGGTTTCATTTCAAGAAATGATAAGCTCGCAGAGCAGCGCCGACAGACCCGTCGCGGAACAACAGGATCAAGATTATTTTGCCGGGCAAAAACAGCAACAGGCAGACAGCAAGGGAGATCTGTTCGTTTCGCCCCCGCCGAGCAATCGTGAACGACCGGCCAGGCTTCGTTCGCCCGCGGGCAATCCTCTGACGGCCGATGTGAGGGAAGAAGACGAGTTTGCGCACCCCTACGATTGGCGAAAAACCAATTCCCAGTTCGAGGACCCTCTGGATGAAATAGTGTGCGGAATGCCGGTGGAAGACGACTACGCATACGAGAACAAGACCCCGGATCAAAAGACCGTTACGTGCGACAATTGCCAAGGAAAGGCCTCCGCGGCCCTGAGAGACATCTATGATCGCAAGCGAAGCTTGTTGTCTCTCGGGCTTTGCGGCGTTTCTTTGTTTTTGGGACTGGTCGGGGCCATTGTTATCACCTTCTTTGAGGGGTACTCGTTTGCCAGGCTGTTGACGCTATATTTTACGGGCCTGTTCCTGATGTTCGGCGGCGTACTTTGCGCTGTGGGTTCTTTCATGTATTTAGCACGGGAAAAGGTCTACTACTGCGCGGCCTGCGGCCGAGTGTATCCCAGGGGTTGACGGGCGGACTCCCTGCCTGCTAATTTGCCACGGCGCCTTTCTGGTGTAATGGACCATGTCACCGCTATGGCGGCGCCGAAACAATCCCGTTGGTCGGACAGGCTTCCAGCCTTTCTATCAAGAAGACCGGCAGGCTGCCGGTCCCGCTGAGCATGGGATCGTATTCCCACGGAACGCGCAATTTCTCCCCTTGTAATCACAACAGCGGTAACCATCCCGAAGCAAAGCTTGTGGATCTCATGTACAATCCGTTGTGTAAAAGGGCCTCCTCAATGGTTTCCTGTTCGAATGTAATTGCGCGTGGCCGGTATCGGCCGGGATGGCCTCGATGGAATTGAATCTCATAAGAGTATTCTTCGGCAAACTGCTGGACGCGCTTCGTATCAAGAGCCGGCCGGGTGCGACTGCCGTGTCTGATGCCCTCAAAGATAGACGGCAAGATGCTTTTCAGGCCGTTTGTGAGGGCATAACGATCCGCGGGCGGACCTTCTTCCCTGTGGCCAAGCCTTCGAGGCAATACCCTGTTGTAATCATATGCCACGGTATTCCTGGCAGCGGCGCTCAGAGGCCTCCGGACGACCCTGGATATGACGGCCTGGCGGAGGAACTCGCGTCCAAAGGTTTGGTAGCGGTCATCTTCAATTTCAGAGGGTGCGGAGATTCCGGCGGCAATTTCGATATGATGGGGTGGGCTCGGGACCTGGAAACCGTTGTAGATAGGGTCCTCAACACCCCGTATATCGATCCCACTCGAATTGTGGTTCTAGGATTCAGCGGGGGAGGTGCTGCCGCAATTTACGCGGCTGCGGACAATCCTCAGATATTTGGGCTTGCTGTGGTTGGCACGCCTGCTGATTTTAAGATCTTCGAGGCAGACCCTGACAAAATAATAGCGGATTTCAGGAAAAGAGGGATCATTAGAGACCCGGCTTTTCCTCCTGATGTGAAAAACTGGGTACACGGCTTCGAAGCGATCGAGCCCTGCCGATGGATAGCTCATTTCAAAGGCAAACACCTCTTGATCGTTCACGGTGACGCTGACGAGTTGATACCGCTGGAACAGGCGTACGAATTGTTCGAGAGGGCCCCCGCGGGCCTTGCACAAGTCTTCGTGATTCCCGAGGGAGTTCATCGCCTCAGACTTGACCAACGCTGCATTGATATCTTGGAGAAGTGGTTCTCACAAATCTTGGGGTGGTAGCCCTCGTGATTGCGGGGATTTGAGGGACGAAGGTATGGGGGGAAGAAGAACCGGCCGGCAAAGAAAACCTTTACCGATCAGACTTGATAAAACCTCATCCGGGGGAGTTCTACAGCGGTGAGCTTGTTGCCGTAAACAGCGCCCGTGTCTATCCCGATTTTGCCGGGGGTCACGAAAGGCGTTTCAAGGGCCGTGTGTCCGAAAATAATGCGCTTGTTCCAATCGAAAGCGGAGTAGATGAATTCTTCCCTGATCCAGAGAAGGTCTTCTTCGGACTGCGTATCGATCGGGATTCCATCCCTGAGTCCCGCATGGACGAAAATGTAGTCATCAGTTTCGTAATAGAGGCTCAGCGAGAGGAAAAACTCCAGGTGGTCTTC is a window of Desulfomonile tiedjei DNA encoding:
- the serC gene encoding 3-phosphoserine/phosphohydroxythreonine transaminase; the protein is MAARIHNFGPGPAALPLQVLEEVREGFLNFKDSGMSIAEVSHRSAVFEDVLNDAVARIKRLLKLPENFKVLFLQGGASLQFSMIPMNLIPDGSSADYINTGTWATKAIAEVQILNKPHKVIASSKDRDFRYIPKDFSVSPGAAYLHFTSNNTIKGTQWQKFPDAGQVPLVSDMSSDMLSKPFDPRPFGLIYAGAQKNLGPAGVTLVIIRDDMLERSPKDIPTMLRYTTFAEKNSLYNTPPCVAIYMVQVVLKWLEETVGGLEAMAKINKQKADLIYGAIDKSGFYKGTADSDSRSMMNVTFRLADEDLEKKFVAEALANGMGGLKGHRSVGGCRASIYNAIGLDVVQALVDFMRVFEQKNG
- a CDS encoding alpha/beta fold hydrolase, with protein sequence MELNLIRVFFGKLLDALRIKSRPGATAVSDALKDRRQDAFQAVCEGITIRGRTFFPVAKPSRQYPVVIICHGIPGSGAQRPPDDPGYDGLAEELASKGLVAVIFNFRGCGDSGGNFDMMGWARDLETVVDRVLNTPYIDPTRIVVLGFSGGGAAAIYAAADNPQIFGLAVVGTPADFKIFEADPDKIIADFRKRGIIRDPAFPPDVKNWVHGFEAIEPCRWIAHFKGKHLLIVHGDADELIPLEQAYELFERAPAGLAQVFVIPEGVHRLRLDQRCIDILEKWFSQILGW